The DNA window ACATCAACATTCACATCCTGTTAAAAAGATCAGCCATGAACTGTTTAGAATGCGGCGAAAAAATCATCGGCCGGTCAGACAAAAAATTCTGCAATGATGCCTGCCGGAATGCCTATAACAATAAGCAGAATAAAGACTCGAGCAACCTGATGAGGAATGTGAACAACAAGCTGCGGAAAAATTACCGGATCCTCAGGGAAGTGAATACGGAAGGAAAAACAAAAATAACCCGGTCAAAACTTGATGGCTTAGGTTTTGATTTTGATTATTTCACAAATCTTAAAGTGTACAAAAACGGTTCGGAATATAAATTTATCTATGATTACGGATATAAAATCCTGGAAGAAGATTTTGTTTTAATTGTCAGAAACCAGGGATAGCCCGACAAAAATGCCTATTATGAAAGAAATTATCCTGATTACCGGAGCCAACGGATTGATTGCCCGCAAACTGGCCGAAAAGCTGGACAAAGAATATAGAGTCAGGTTCCTAACGCGCAAAAAAAAGAAAGCCCATGAATTTGAATGGGACCTGAAAAAAGGCACAGTAGATCAGGCTGCTTTCGACAATGTTTCCCATATCATCCATCTTGCCGGCGCCAATATTTCTGAAAAACGATGGACCGATGAAAGAAAAAAGGAACTGATTTCCAGTCGTGTTGATTCTGCCCGGCTTCTGATGGAAGGTGTCAGAAACCGGAATATCAAGCTGAAATCCTTTATTTCCGCGTCAGGGATCAATTATTACGGTACGGAAACTACTGAAAAGATATATACTGAAGAAGATCCGGCAGGAAAAGATTTCCTGAGTGAGGTCGTCGTCCTGTGGGAACAGGTTGCCGATGAATTCACTGAAAACGGACTGGCCGAAAGAGTCGTGAAGCTGCGCACGGCGGTGGTCCTTTCTGAAAAAGAAGGCGCTTTAAAAAAGTTGATGGTTCCTGTGGAATACGGGATCGGTTCTCCCCTGGGCACCGGAAAGCAGTATATGCCCTGGATTCACCTTGAAGATATCGCCTCAATGTATGAATATGCCGTAAAAAACAATTCCGTGGAAGGCGCTTATAATGCCGTTGCTCCACAACATACTACCAATGCTGCTTTTACGAAAGAAGTGGCCGGAATACTGAACCGTCCGTTTATCATGCCGAATGTACCGGCGTTCCTGTTGAAATTGATTTTCGGCGAACTTTCGGTAGCCGTACTGGAAGGTTCAAGGGCTTCAGCAAAAAAAATAATGGATTCCGGATTCGATTTCAGGTTCCCGGATCTCCATACTGCTTTACAAGATTTATTAAAAGATAAAATTAACAAATAAGAAAATCAGGAGACTTATTGAATAAACCTGCTTTTACGTATTTCAAACCTATTCATTTATGCAAGACAATAAAATCCATATTACCAAAACTGAAATCCTTTCTGACCAGTGGTATACCCTGAAAAAAGTGACGTATGACAAAACCATGCATAACGGAAGTGTCAGGACCCAGAGCAGAGAAGCGTATGACCGTGGAAACGGTGCCGCTATTCTGCTGTATGACAAAGAACGGAAAACCGTCATATTAACCCGTCAGTTCCGGCTGCCTTCTTTCCTGAACGGAAACCCTACCGGAATGCTGATTGAGGTATGTGCCGGGCTGCTGGATAACGATGATCCGGAAGCATGCATCCGAAGGGAAACTGAGGAGGAAACCGGGTATAAAATCTCTCATGTGGAAAAGGTTTTCGAAGCGTATATGTCTCCCGGTGCCGTTACAGAGATCCTGTATTGCTTTATTGCGGAATATGCCCAGGATATGAAAACAGCAGAGGGCGGCGGTCTTGAAGAGGAAGGTGAAGACATCGAGGTCCTGGAATTCGGGTATGAAGAGGCACTGCGGATGGTAGACACCGGAGAAATCAGGGACGCGAAAACTATTATGCTGATACAGCATCTGAGAGTTAAAAATATTTTATAAATTATTACGTTTTACTTTAAATCCTTTTTTCATGAAAATATGGTATACCCTTAGTCTTTCTATCCTGTTTTGCGCACCTGCTTTTGCTCAGAAGGCGGAGAAACTGGGCGCAAAAGACAAGGCAGCAACGGAACATTTCCAAAACAGCTATAAAAAGAAAAATTATAAAAAATTCGATGGTAAAATAATCCCTGGCAGTAATGAAGTCCGGTTTGATGATAAAGTGGTTTATTATGACACTTCGGATAAAACCACTGCCCTGCTGCTTAAAGAGGGACTCATTTATCCTCAGCTGCTGACTGACTACCAGATGCAGAAATTCATTGACGAAACCACCGACCGTACCCAAAAAAGGTTTTTAAAGCTGCAGAAAGATCCCAGAGCGGGTTTTGATGTAAACCAAGTGAAACTTGGCCCGATAACTGAAGCCAGCTTTCTGAAAACCGGTCCGCAGGTAAGGCGATTCAAAATGATCTGCAAAGACAGCAGGTTCCCGAATTCCATCATCTATTTTATCGAACTCACCAATAAAAGTGCGACTGATGCTACGCCAACGGAACAATTTATTAAGGAAGCCAAACTGACGCATATTTATCAGCAGGAATAACATATCTATTACCCTGGTGTTATATTGATGAATCATCATAGATTAATGACTGCTGAATACCAAAACATGAGTTTATATTTCAATGCCATCTGTGAGTTCAGGCAGTTGAATCCTGTGGTCAAAGGACAGCCGTTACGGACCAATGATCCCGGTATGATGAGCATCAGGGATTCACTTCTTGGGTTAAAGCATGCGTTAGAACAGCAGTACACATCAATAGATAATATTGATTGCTCTATTCAAATCTCAAAAGGGATCACCAATCTTCCTCATATTCTGTATGCCTGTATCCTTCCGCCTGGCCAGTTGGTTCCGAACGGTATCTACACAGCCATTTGTTTTGATATTCTGGGCAGAGGTGCCCTGGCAGGATGTGTTGAGTCTAAAGTAACGGCTAAAGGGTTAACCACAGTGCACAGGAAGAAAGGCGGCAAGCTCCTCGGTATCGATGTAGATGGTGCCAGTGAAAGAACACAGTACAACAATGTATTCGTCAACCCGAAAGAATTTTATTATCCTCTTGAGAATACTGTAGAATTAGATCTGCACATTAAAGCTTCACTGAAGCTGGCCATTGGTTTTCTTGAACGCTGATGGTATTGTAAACAACAGCAACTTAAAGTTAGCTTTAAAAGGTATATCAGGAACTGATTTAACAGACTGTTATTGTTCAAAAACTTCTCGATACACTCCGCTGCGCTGCATTACTCGAAGTGACGAATGAGATATTTTACTGAACAAATACTAAAGTAGTAAATTAATAATTAAAATTTACTTTGTAAACAGCCGTCACTTCGAGTAGCTTGAAAAAGCGTATCGAGAAGTGATTTAACAGAACACTATTGCTCAAAAACTTCTCGATACACTCTGCTACGCTGCGTTACTCGAAGTGACGGAGGAGATATTTTACTGAACAAACACTAAAGTAGTAAATTAATAATTAAAATTTACTTTGTAAACAGCCGTCACTTCGAGTAGCTTGAAAAAGCGTATCGAGAAGTGATTTAACAGAACACTATTGCTCAAAAACTTCTCGATACACTCCGCTTCGCTGCGTTACTCGAAGTGACGCAGGAAATAATTGTATGAATTAGAAGCTTGAGTGAGTTTGGAATCAAAAATTTATACGATCAACCTCCGTCACTTCGAGTAGCTTGAAAAAGCGTATCGAGCAAGTGGTTTAACAGGGTGCTATCGCTCAAAACTTCTTAAAGCTTCTTGATATACTTAGCTCAGATTTGCTACTCAGACTTGCAAAGAATACCATCTTTTTACATACTTTGCAATAAAACACCTCCAAAACTAATTACATCCGGTTTTTCAAAACAAATAATTCCTACATTTGCTCCAGAAAACAGTTCTTTAACATACTTCATCAAACGGAAAAGGTTTTACGTAAAGTAGATTAATAGGGAATCGTGTGAGAATCACGAGCTGTCGCGCAACTGTAAGTAATACCCCAAAGGTTTTTGTCCTAGTATATCCACTGTGAAAACGGGAAGGATGACAGAAACTGTTACAAGTCAGGAGACCTGCCTGTTCCGGATTGACAATGCTCCCGCGGTCCGGAGTTTTGGTCATAAAGATGATACCGGAATGTATTGGTTAAATTTATCAGGACTGAAAACAGAGTTGCTTTGGCACAGATAACACTAAGCCCTAAGCTGTTCAACCATCTTTAAATTTACCTGTAAAACTCATGCCGTGCTGCATGGGAAAATATATTTCAAAGTATCATTCCCAATGGATCAGATCCTGTTTGCGCTGGCATTGCGAAGCATCTGAAGAACTTTTAATAATTGTTTTATTTAAAAGTTTAAGAACATGCAAACGCACATTCTGGGCTATCCGCGTATTGGTAGCCAAAGAGAACTCAAAAAAGCCTGCGAGCAGTATTGGTCAGGCAAAATTTCACTGGATGAACTGCTGGAAACCGGCAAAAATCTCACCCTACACCACTGGAAAAATCAGCACGAAGCAGGCATCGACCTGATTCCCTGCAACGATTTTTCGTATTACGATCAGGTGCTGGATATGACGCTTACTGTAGGAGCCATTCCGCCACGGTACCTCGAAATTGCTTCCCGGAAAACAGAGACTGATTTGTACTTCGCCATGGCAAGAGGGTTTCAGCAGGAAGGTCTGGACATTACCGCGATGGAAATGACGAAATGGTTCGACACCAACTATCATTACATTGTCCCTGAATTCCATAAAGATCAAGAATTCTCGCTGTTTTCAGACAGGATCATCAGGGAATTCACCAGAGCAAAAGAAGCAGGCATCAAAGCAAAGCCTGTCATCATCGGATTACTGACTTATCTCCTGCTCGGAAAAGAAAAGGAAGAAGGTTTTGATAAACTGGATTTAGCGCAGAATTTACTTCCGGTATACCTCCGGATCTTGAAGGAACTGGAACAGCACGGCGCGGAATACATCCAGTTTGATGAGCCATTCCTCGCAATGGACCTTACTGAAAAGGCTAAAGAAACCTATGAATTCATCTATGCTGAAATCAGAAAAGAGTTCCCGGATCTGAAATTGATCATTGCCACCTATTTTGAAGGTTTAAGGGATAACCTTACCCTGGCGGTTTCCCTTCCTGCCGATATTCTGCATATCGACCTGGTCCGTTGCCCCGAACAGCTGAATGAGGTATTAAGGATCCTTCCAAAAACAATGAGTCTATCCCTGGGAATCGTGGACGGAAGAAATATCTGGAAAAACAATTTTCAGAAATCCCTCCAGGTTATCGAAAGAGCAATCACAAAAATCGGTACCGATAGGATCCTTATTGCACCTTCATGCTCTCTGCTCCACACACCTATTGACCTGGATCTGGAAAAGAACGAGAACATTTTATATCCGGAAATCAAGCATTGGATGGCTTTTGCCAGGCAGAAATTGAGTGAAGTCGTAAGCCTGAAAAAACTGGCATCCGGAAATGCCAATTATGAGGTATTGCTTGAGTATGCCCATAATCAGAAAGCCGTTGAAGATCGTGAGGTTTCTGCGCTGATCCATAATGAAGACGTAAAAATACGTGCGGAAGTCATTACCAGTGAGGAGACGCATAGGGAGCATCCTTTTTCCATCCGGAAGAAAATCCAGCGCCATGTGCTCCAGCTTCCTCTTTTCCCCACCACAACCATCGGCTCATTCCCGCAAACCACAGAAGTAAGGAACTGGAGGTCCAGATTTAAAAAGGGAGAGCTGAATGCAAAACAGTATGACAAACTTCTGAAGCAGGAAACCAAACGCACCATCCGCTGGCAGGAAGACATCGGGATCGATGTGCTGGTTCACGGTGAATTTGAGCGCAATGACATGGTGGAATATTTCGGGGAACAGCTGGCCGGATTTGCCTTTACGCAAAACGGCTGGGTACAGAGCTACGGAAGCCGCTGCGTGAAACCACCGGTAATTTACGGAGACGTACACCGTCCGAACCCAATGACGGTCTACTGGTCCGAATATGCGCAGTCTTTAACCAAAAAATGGGTAAAAGGAATGCTGACCGGACCGGTTACCATTCTTCAGTGGTCGTTTGTGCGTGATGACCAGCCGCGTTCGCTTACGTGCAGGCAGATTGCACTGGCCATCCGCGATGAAGTCTGCGATCTTGAAAGAGCCGGGATCCGGATCATCCAGATTGACGAGCCTGCGATCCGCGAAGGGTTGCCGCTAAGAAAATCCGACTGGAAGAATTACCTGAAATGGGCCGTGGAAGCATTTCGGATCTCGGCCAGCGGCGTAGAGGATGCCACCCAGATCCATACGCATATGTGTTATTCTGAATTCAATGATATCATCCAGGATATTGCCGATATGGACGCCGATGTCATCACCATAGAATGTTCCCGGAGCCAGATGGAACTTCTGAATGCCTTTGCTGATTTCAAATACCCGAACGAAATTGGTCCCGGCGTGTACGACATCCATTCGCCAAGGGTTCCGTCCAAAGAAGAAATGGTGGAGCTGCTGAAAAAGGCACAGGCCGTTATCCCGGCAGACCAGATTTGGGTAAATCCGGATTGCGGACTGAAAACCAGGCATTGGGAAGAAACCGAAAAGGCGCTGATTGCCATGGTGAAAGCCTCAAAGGAAATGAGCGGGCAATTTAAAAAAGAAAAAATGGAATATTAGAATGACAGGAGCTTTAGGGCTCCTGTTTTTATTTTATGGTTTAAAAAAATACAAGGCTGTTTAATAATCTAAACGCTGCCTAAACCTTATAGGTTTTGAAAACCTATAAGGTTTAAAATCTATAAGCAGAAATTAATTCTGATTGTCTTTCAGCCTTTTGACTTCCTCTTTGAGTAAGCCGATATACTCCTGCAGGTTTTTAATAATTTCAATGCTTAACTCATTGTTGAATGTCTGAATATTTGAGCCTGCCGCAGGACTATCATTGAATGTTGAGTTGTTATTATTGATAATCATTGTTCCTTCCTCTTCCTCATAAATTTCTTCTACCGGGACATTAAGGAAGTTGGCGATCTTTTCCCATTCTTCATGGATGATCTTCACGTCACCACCTTCTTTCCTGCAATAATTGGATACATCGGTAGCAATAACCTCGGCAATCTGCTGTTGGGTGTAGCCTTTCTTTTTTCTGATCGAACGTAATTTTTCTTTTTGCATAATCTGCTTTTTACAAATATAAAAAAAGACTTTTGTTTTTCAAATGCTTTCATCCGTTTTTGATTTTGCTGCTATGTATTCACAAAAGGCATGATACACAAATAATTAACATTAAATAACACTTCAGTTTAAATTAAAAACCCTAATTTTGCACTCCGAAATAAGGATTCAACCATATGAAAAAATTAGGCGAATACAGAAAGCTTCTGGAAGTAGATAAAAATGTGACATTAAAGGAGCTGAAAACCATTTACAGGAATACGATGAAAGATACGCATCCTGATAAATTCATCAACGATGAAGCCGGCAAGCAGGAAGCGGAAGAGAAAAGTAAATCTGTGATTGAAGCCTATCATTTCCTGGTAAGCATCAACCCGGAAACACAGGAAAAATATAAGGAAGAATATACGGAAACCACAACGACATCCAATATTCAGGATTTTTACCTTGAAAAATCAATCCTTACTGTTCAGCACCTGAACGGAAACATCTACGAATACCTGGGTGTCCCGAGAAACACCTACATCAAAATGGTGAACGCCGATTCGCCGAGCCGTTTTGCCAGGAGGCACATTTACGGAAGTTTTGTATACCGGAAAGCGGGCGAAGCCATGGAGGCTTAAGCTTCAGCTCAACATATTTGAAAGGCTTCCGGGATTCCGGAAGCTTTTTTTGTTTGCAATTTATTTGATATCCCGTCACTTCGGGTAACGCAGCGAAGCGAAGTGTATCGAGAAGTTTTGAACAAATAGCACTCTGTTAAATCACTTCTCGATACGCTTTTCAAGCTACTCGAAGTGACGGAAGTTGACATACAAATTTTGATTTCAAATTCACTCAATCTCTAATTCATTTCATACAACTATTTCCTACGTCACTTCGAGTAACGCAGCGAAGCGGAGTGTATCGGGAAGTTTTTGAGCAGTAGCATTCTGATAATCCACTTCTCGATACGCTTTTCAAGCTACTCGAAGTGACGGAGGTTGATCGTATAAATTTTTGATTCCAAAGTCACTCAAGCTTCTATTTAATACAACTATTTCCTACGTCACTTCGAGTAACGCAGCGGAGCGGAGTGTATCGAGAAGTTTTTGAACCATAGCACTCTATTAAATCACTTCTCGATACGCTTTTCAAGCTACTCGAAGTGACGGAGGTTGATCGTATAAATTTTTGATTCCTAATTCACTCAAGCTTCTAATTCATTTCATACAACTATTTCCTACGTCACTTCGAGTAACGCAGCGGAGCGGAGTGTATCGAAAAGTTTTTGAACCATAGCACTCTATTAAATCACTTCTCGATACGCTTTTCAAGCTACTCGAAGTGACGGAGGTTGATCGTATAAATTTTTGATTCCTAATTCACTCAAGCTTCTAATTCATTTCATACAACTATTTCCTACGTCACTTCGGGTAACGTAGCGAAGCGGAGTGTATCGAGAAGCTTTGAGCAATAATAATCTATTAAATGACTTCTCGATACGCTTTTTAAGCTAATTGAAGTGATGGAGTTGTTACAGAATTACTTTTAAAGACGAAAAAAAGCGCATCATTTCTGATACGCTTAAGGTTAATTAAAAGGTGGATCTATTAATCCGTGTGTTTTGGAGTAAATCCGTCTTCACTGAGTTCCCTATGCTCATAATCGGCTTTCATTTCGGCTTCATAATCTATCTTTTCATTTTTGCCCATTCTTCTTAAAATGGAATCAAACAGAGAGTATACAACCGGTACGATGATCAGGGTCAGGAAGAGTGATGAAGTCAGACCCCCGATGATTACCCAGGCAAGTCCGTTATTCATTTCTGCTCCGGCTCCTTTGGCGATCGCAATCGGGATCATCCCGAAGATCATCGCAATAGTCGTCATCAAAATCGGACGGAGACGGGCATGGTTTGCCTGAATCAGGGCATCATGGGTATTGGCTCCTGCAGCTTTTCTCATATTGGCAAAGTCGACAATCATAATCGCATTTTTCGCCACCAGACCAATCAGCATGATCATCCCCAGCATCGTAAAGATGTTCAGCGAGTTTCCGGTGATGGCCAGGATCACCATAACCCCGATCAATGCCAGTGGAATAGAGAACAGTACCACAAACGGATACACAAAGGAATCATATAAGGAAACCATTACGAGATATACCAATACGATGGCTGCCAGCAAGGCAATTCCCAATGTACCGAAACCTTCGGTCTGGTTTTCCATGTCTCCGCTCCAGATATACGAT is part of the Chryseobacterium camelliae genome and encodes:
- a CDS encoding KTSC domain-containing protein, which codes for MKKLGEYRKLLEVDKNVTLKELKTIYRNTMKDTHPDKFINDEAGKQEAEEKSKSVIEAYHFLVSINPETQEKYKEEYTETTTTSNIQDFYLEKSILTVQHLNGNIYEYLGVPRNTYIKMVNADSPSRFARRHIYGSFVYRKAGEAMEA
- a CDS encoding TIGR01777 family oxidoreductase, whose translation is MKEIILITGANGLIARKLAEKLDKEYRVRFLTRKKKKAHEFEWDLKKGTVDQAAFDNVSHIIHLAGANISEKRWTDERKKELISSRVDSARLLMEGVRNRNIKLKSFISASGINYYGTETTEKIYTEEDPAGKDFLSEVVVLWEQVADEFTENGLAERVVKLRTAVVLSEKEGALKKLMVPVEYGIGSPLGTGKQYMPWIHLEDIASMYEYAVKNNSVEGAYNAVAPQHTTNAAFTKEVAGILNRPFIMPNVPAFLLKLIFGELSVAVLEGSRASAKKIMDSGFDFRFPDLHTALQDLLKDKINK
- a CDS encoding helix-turn-helix domain-containing protein codes for the protein MQKEKLRSIRKKKGYTQQQIAEVIATDVSNYCRKEGGDVKIIHEEWEKIANFLNVPVEEIYEEEEGTMIINNNNSTFNDSPAAGSNIQTFNNELSIEIIKNLQEYIGLLKEEVKRLKDNQN
- the nudK gene encoding GDP-mannose pyrophosphatase NudK, producing MQDNKIHITKTEILSDQWYTLKKVTYDKTMHNGSVRTQSREAYDRGNGAAILLYDKERKTVILTRQFRLPSFLNGNPTGMLIEVCAGLLDNDDPEACIRRETEEETGYKISHVEKVFEAYMSPGAVTEILYCFIAEYAQDMKTAEGGGLEEEGEDIEVLEFGYEEALRMVDTGEIRDAKTIMLIQHLRVKNIL
- the metE gene encoding 5-methyltetrahydropteroyltriglutamate--homocysteine S-methyltransferase, with the protein product MQTHILGYPRIGSQRELKKACEQYWSGKISLDELLETGKNLTLHHWKNQHEAGIDLIPCNDFSYYDQVLDMTLTVGAIPPRYLEIASRKTETDLYFAMARGFQQEGLDITAMEMTKWFDTNYHYIVPEFHKDQEFSLFSDRIIREFTRAKEAGIKAKPVIIGLLTYLLLGKEKEEGFDKLDLAQNLLPVYLRILKELEQHGAEYIQFDEPFLAMDLTEKAKETYEFIYAEIRKEFPDLKLIIATYFEGLRDNLTLAVSLPADILHIDLVRCPEQLNEVLRILPKTMSLSLGIVDGRNIWKNNFQKSLQVIERAITKIGTDRILIAPSCSLLHTPIDLDLEKNENILYPEIKHWMAFARQKLSEVVSLKKLASGNANYEVLLEYAHNQKAVEDREVSALIHNEDVKIRAEVITSEETHREHPFSIRKKIQRHVLQLPLFPTTTIGSFPQTTEVRNWRSRFKKGELNAKQYDKLLKQETKRTIRWQEDIGIDVLVHGEFERNDMVEYFGEQLAGFAFTQNGWVQSYGSRCVKPPVIYGDVHRPNPMTVYWSEYAQSLTKKWVKGMLTGPVTILQWSFVRDDQPRSLTCRQIALAIRDEVCDLERAGIRIIQIDEPAIREGLPLRKSDWKNYLKWAVEAFRISASGVEDATQIHTHMCYSEFNDIIQDIADMDADVITIECSRSQMELLNAFADFKYPNEIGPGVYDIHSPRVPSKEEMVELLKKAQAVIPADQIWVNPDCGLKTRHWEETEKALIAMVKASKEMSGQFKKEKMEY